A genomic segment from Pseudosulfitobacter sp. DSM 107133 encodes:
- the guaB gene encoding IMP dehydrogenase has translation MEIREALTFDDVLLVPAASSVLPSTADTRTWVTQSIAMNIPLLSSAMDTVTESRMAIAMAQAGGIGVVHRNLDIEAQSQEVRRVKRFESGIVYNPITLRADQTLADAKDLQERYRVSGFPVVDETGRVVGIVTNRDMRFASDDNTPVRVMMTSENLAILQEPADRDEAISLMKARRIEKLLVTDGKGKLTGLLTLKDTEQAVLNPTACKDELGRLRVAAATTVGDAGFERSEALIDAGADMIVIDTAHGHSEGVAEAVRRVKQLSNKVQVVAGNVATGAAVRALIDAGADAVKVGIGPGSICTTRMVAGVGVPQLTAIMDCAAAAGDVPIIADGGIKFSGDFAKAIAAGASCAMVGSMVAGTDESPGEVILYQGRSFKGYRGMGSLGAMARGSADRYFQKDAASDKLVPEGIEGQVPYKGSANAVIHQLVGGLRAAMGYTGCATVAEMRKNCSFVKITNAGLSESHVHDVQITRESPNYRVG, from the coding sequence ATGGAGATTCGCGAGGCTCTTACCTTTGATGATGTTTTGCTGGTTCCGGCGGCGTCCAGCGTGCTGCCCAGCACCGCTGACACGCGCACCTGGGTGACCCAGTCGATTGCAATGAACATTCCGCTGCTCAGCTCGGCAATGGACACAGTGACCGAAAGCCGGATGGCCATTGCCATGGCACAGGCGGGCGGGATCGGCGTGGTCCACCGCAATCTGGACATCGAGGCCCAGTCGCAGGAAGTGCGGCGGGTGAAACGCTTTGAAAGCGGGATCGTTTACAACCCGATCACCCTGCGCGCCGATCAGACCCTGGCAGATGCCAAGGACTTGCAAGAACGCTACCGCGTGTCGGGTTTTCCGGTGGTGGACGAAACAGGCCGTGTCGTGGGGATCGTGACCAACCGCGACATGCGCTTTGCCAGCGATGACAACACGCCGGTGCGGGTGATGATGACCTCTGAAAACCTGGCGATCCTTCAGGAACCCGCCGACCGCGACGAGGCGATCAGCCTGATGAAGGCGCGCCGTATCGAAAAGCTGCTAGTGACCGACGGCAAGGGCAAGCTGACCGGCCTGCTGACGCTGAAGGACACCGAACAGGCGGTTCTGAACCCCACCGCCTGCAAGGACGAGTTGGGCCGCTTGCGCGTGGCTGCGGCCACCACCGTGGGCGATGCAGGATTTGAGCGCTCGGAGGCGCTGATTGATGCGGGTGCCGACATGATCGTGATCGACACCGCACACGGACATTCCGAAGGCGTCGCCGAAGCAGTGCGCCGGGTCAAACAACTGTCGAACAAGGTGCAGGTCGTGGCGGGCAACGTGGCCACGGGTGCCGCTGTGCGCGCGCTGATCGATGCAGGTGCCGACGCGGTCAAGGTGGGCATCGGCCCCGGGTCCATCTGCACCACGCGCATGGTCGCCGGTGTCGGCGTGCCGCAGCTGACCGCCATCATGGATTGCGCGGCGGCCGCAGGCGACGTGCCGATCATTGCCGACGGTGGCATCAAGTTCTCGGGCGATTTCGCCAAGGCGATTGCCGCAGGTGCATCCTGTGCGATGGTCGGCAGCATGGTCGCAGGCACCGATGAATCCCCCGGCGAGGTGATCCTGTACCAGGGCCGCAGCTTCAAAGGCTATCGCGGCATGGGGTCGCTGGGTGCCATGGCGCGCGGCTCGGCCGACCGCTATTTCCAGAAGGACGCGGCAAGTGACAAGCTGGTGCCCGAGGGCATCGAAGGTCAGGTGCCCTACAAAGGCAGCGCCAACGCCGTGATCCACCAGCTGGTGGGCGGTCTGCGCGCGGCGATGGGATATACCGGCTGCGCCACCGTGGCCGAGATGCGCAAGAACTGTTCGTTCGTCAAAATCACCAACGCGGGTCTGTCGGAAAGCCATGTGCACGACGTCCAGATCACCCGCGAAAGCCCCAACTACCGCGTGGGCTAA
- the speB gene encoding agmatinase, translated as MANSYDSGRLDLPFVGISTFGKRPYQPDWDALEADVAILGAPFDAGTQWRAGARFGPRGVREASTLFSFGHAGAYDHEDDATYLPASVRIVDMGDADIIHTDTEGSHANIEAGVRAALKAGALPVVIGGDHSVNIPCIRAFDDQGDIHVLQIDAHLDFVDERHGVRHGHGNPMRRAAEQSYVTGLTQVGIRNVSSTAREGYADARAMGSDIISVRQARKMGTQALLARIPLGARIYITLDIDAFCPSIAPGTGTPSHGGFLYYEVLELLQGVAQGHEIVGIDLVEVAPDYDPTGSTTVLAAQVLLNLLGFIFYARGME; from the coding sequence ATGGCCAATTCATACGACAGCGGACGGCTGGACCTGCCATTTGTCGGCATCTCGACCTTTGGCAAGCGCCCCTATCAGCCGGATTGGGACGCGCTGGAGGCCGATGTGGCGATTTTGGGTGCGCCTTTTGATGCAGGCACGCAATGGCGGGCCGGTGCGCGGTTCGGGCCGCGCGGCGTGCGCGAGGCATCGACGCTGTTCAGCTTTGGGCACGCAGGGGCCTATGACCACGAGGACGACGCGACCTACCTGCCCGCCTCGGTGCGCATCGTCGACATGGGGGACGCCGATATCATCCACACCGACACCGAAGGCAGCCATGCCAATATCGAGGCGGGGGTGCGCGCAGCACTCAAGGCGGGCGCCCTGCCCGTGGTGATCGGCGGCGATCATTCGGTGAACATCCCCTGCATCCGCGCCTTTGACGACCAGGGCGACATTCACGTCCTGCAAATCGACGCGCATCTGGATTTCGTCGATGAACGCCACGGCGTGCGCCACGGCCACGGCAACCCGATGCGCCGCGCTGCTGAACAATCCTATGTGACGGGGCTGACGCAGGTGGGCATCCGCAACGTGTCCTCCACCGCGCGTGAAGGCTACGCCGATGCGCGGGCGATGGGGTCTGACATCATTTCGGTGCGCCAGGCCCGCAAGATGGGCACGCAGGCGCTGCTGGCGCGGATACCGCTGGGCGCGCGGATTTACATCACGCTGGATATCGACGCCTTTTGCCCGTCGATTGCACCCGGCACCGGCACGCCGAGCCATGGGGGGTTCCTGTATTACGAGGTGCTGGAACTGTTGCAGGGCGTGGCGCAGGGGCACGAGATCGTGGGCATTGATCTGGTCGAGGTGGCACCGGATTACGACCCCACGGGATCAACCACGGTGCTGGCGGCACAGGTGCTGTTGAACCTGCTGGGTTTCATTTTCTATGCACGTGGGATGGAATAA
- a CDS encoding ASKHA domain-containing protein, with amino-acid sequence MNTDPSQDPLVVFTPSGKRGRFPKGTPILTAARQLGVDLDSVCGGRGICSKCQISPGYGQFSKHGVTVQADALSEWNSVEERYKSKRGMLDGRRLGCQAMVQGDVVIDVPPESQVHKQVVRKRAEARDITMNPSTKLYYVEVRQPDMHDPSGDLERLRDALREQWALENIHADLHILQTMQPVLRKGDWKVTVAVHLGDRENAPRIMHIWPGYYEGSVYGLAVDLGSTTIAAHLCDLQSGLVVASSGIMNPQIRFGEDLMSRVSYSMMNANGAQEMTSAVREGMNALFTQISIEAHIDKALIVDAVFVCNPVMHHLFLGIDPFELGQAPFALATSNALRMRADDLHLNIHPSARVYLLPCIAGHVGADAAAVALSEAPDKSEDLVLVVDVGTNAEILLGNREKVLACSSPTGPAFEGAQISSGQRAAPGAIERVEIDPVTKEPRFRVIGCDLWSDEEGFDAEIAGSGVTGICGSGIIEMVAEMRMAGIVDAPGLIGAPEQTGTERCFLDGRTYSYLVYDATDRGGPRITVTNRDIREIQMAKAALYSGARLLMDKFGVDKVDRIVLAGAFGAHISPKHAMVLGMIPDAPLDKVTSAGNAAGTGARIALLNREARMEIEETVRAIHKVETAIEPRFQEHFVNASAIPNSVEPFPILNSIVTLPTATFNTGGGDKAEGGRRRRRRE; translated from the coding sequence ATGAATACCGATCCCTCCCAAGACCCCCTCGTCGTTTTCACCCCCTCGGGCAAGCGCGGACGCTTTCCCAAAGGCACCCCGATCCTGACCGCCGCACGCCAGCTGGGCGTCGATCTGGACAGCGTCTGTGGCGGGCGCGGCATTTGCAGCAAATGCCAGATCAGCCCCGGTTACGGCCAGTTCTCGAAACACGGAGTCACCGTGCAGGCCGACGCGCTCAGCGAATGGAACAGCGTCGAGGAACGCTATAAATCCAAACGTGGCATGCTGGATGGCCGCCGTCTGGGCTGTCAGGCCATGGTGCAGGGCGACGTGGTGATCGACGTGCCGCCCGAAAGCCAGGTCCACAAGCAGGTGGTGCGCAAACGCGCCGAGGCGCGCGACATCACCATGAACCCGTCGACCAAACTGTATTATGTCGAGGTCCGCCAACCCGACATGCACGACCCCTCGGGCGATCTGGAACGGCTGCGCGACGCCCTGCGCGAGCAATGGGCGCTGGAAAACATCCACGCCGACCTGCACATTCTGCAAACAATGCAGCCGGTGCTGCGCAAGGGCGACTGGAAAGTCACCGTCGCCGTGCATCTGGGCGACCGCGAGAACGCGCCGCGTATCATGCACATCTGGCCCGGCTATTACGAAGGTTCGGTTTACGGGCTGGCCGTCGATCTGGGCTCGACCACCATCGCGGCCCACCTGTGCGACCTGCAATCGGGGCTTGTTGTGGCCTCGTCGGGCATCATGAACCCGCAGATCCGCTTTGGCGAAGATCTGATGAGCCGTGTCAGCTATTCGATGATGAACGCCAATGGCGCGCAGGAAATGACAAGTGCGGTGCGCGAGGGCATGAACGCCCTGTTCACCCAGATCAGCATCGAGGCGCATATCGACAAGGCGCTGATCGTGGATGCGGTGTTTGTCTGCAACCCTGTGATGCACCACCTGTTTCTGGGCATTGATCCGTTTGAACTGGGCCAGGCCCCCTTTGCGCTGGCCACCTCGAACGCTTTGCGGATGCGCGCGGATGATTTGCACCTGAACATCCACCCCTCGGCGCGGGTCTATCTGTTGCCCTGTATCGCGGGCCATGTCGGGGCCGATGCGGCCGCCGTCGCCCTGTCCGAGGCCCCTGACAAATCCGAAGACCTTGTTCTGGTTGTCGACGTCGGCACCAACGCCGAAATCCTGCTGGGCAACCGCGAAAAAGTGCTGGCGTGCTCGTCGCCCACCGGCCCCGCCTTTGAAGGCGCGCAAATCAGCAGTGGCCAGCGTGCCGCCCCCGGTGCCATCGAACGGGTCGAGATCGACCCTGTCACAAAGGAACCCCGCTTTCGCGTCATCGGCTGCGATCTGTGGTCGGACGAAGAGGGCTTTGACGCCGAGATTGCAGGCTCGGGTGTGACCGGCATTTGCGGTTCGGGCATCATCGAGATGGTCGCCGAAATGCGCATGGCCGGGATCGTCGATGCCCCCGGCCTGATCGGCGCCCCCGAACAAACCGGCACCGAGCGCTGTTTTCTAGACGGGCGCACCTATTCCTATCTGGTCTATGACGCCACCGACCGTGGCGGGCCGCGCATCACCGTGACCAACCGTGACATCCGCGAGATCCAGATGGCCAAGGCGGCGCTCTATTCCGGCGCGCGCCTGCTGATGGACAAATTCGGCGTCGACAAGGTGGACCGCATCGTGCTGGCCGGCGCGTTCGGCGCGCATATCTCGCCCAAACATGCCATGGTGCTGGGCATGATCCCCGACGCACCGCTGGACAAGGTCACCTCGGCCGGCAACGCCGCGGGCACCGGCGCGCGCATCGCGCTGCTGAACCGCGAGGCCCGCATGGAGATCGAGGAAACCGTGCGCGCGATCCACAAGGTCGAAACCGCGATCGAGCCGCGCTTTCAGGAGCATTTCGTGAACGCCAGCGCGATCCCCAACTCGGTCGAACCCTTCCCGATCCTGAATTCCATCGTCACCCTGCCCACGGCCACCTTCAACACCGGCGGTGGCGACAAGGCCGAGGGCGGGCGCCGGCGCCGCAGACGCGAATGA
- a CDS encoding class I SAM-dependent methyltransferase yields MSDNTDQATFWASEAGHKWVKYQRGLDLVMAPVLDVVLEHAALQTGETVLDIGCGTGAATLRAAQAVGPQGAVFGYDISPVLLDLAATRTADLPNVTLTEADAQTHIFPQGAADALISRFGVMFFADTTAAFANLAHALRPGGRMVMAAWGPAHLNPWFMDPARVARERLGTPAKVDRTLPGPFAFEDANRVTQLLHAARLDVTVTPVDLHLGALETLDDLAAQSCHIGPASGIMREFNATDADRKAIRNGIAQAFAAYDTDSGVRVPARINLITARS; encoded by the coding sequence ATGAGCGACAACACCGATCAGGCAACGTTCTGGGCGTCAGAGGCCGGGCACAAATGGGTAAAGTACCAGCGCGGGCTGGATCTGGTGATGGCACCTGTTCTGGATGTTGTGCTGGAACACGCCGCCTTGCAGACGGGCGAAACCGTGCTGGACATCGGCTGTGGCACGGGGGCGGCCACCCTGCGCGCCGCGCAGGCGGTCGGGCCGCAGGGCGCTGTCTTTGGCTATGACATTTCGCCGGTGCTGCTGGATCTGGCCGCCACACGCACCGCCGATTTGCCCAATGTGACGCTGACCGAGGCCGACGCACAAACCCATATCTTTCCCCAAGGCGCAGCCGATGCCCTGATCTCGCGCTTTGGGGTGATGTTCTTTGCCGATACAACGGCGGCTTTTGCCAACCTCGCCCACGCCCTGCGCCCCGGCGGGCGCATGGTGATGGCCGCCTGGGGCCCGGCCCACCTGAACCCGTGGTTCATGGACCCCGCCCGCGTCGCCCGCGAACGTCTGGGCACCCCGGCCAAGGTCGACCGCACCCTGCCCGGCCCCTTTGCCTTTGAAGATGCCAACCGCGTGACGCAGCTGCTGCACGCGGCCCGGCTGGATGTCACCGTGACGCCGGTCGACCTGCATCTGGGCGCTTTGGAAACGCTGGACGATCTGGCCGCGCAAAGCTGCCACATCGGCCCCGCCTCTGGCATCATGCGCGAATTCAACGCCACCGATGCTGACCGCAAGGCGATCCGTAACGGCATTGCGCAGGCCTTTGCCGCCTATGACACCGACAGCGGCGTGCGCGTGCCCGCACGCATCAACCTGATCACCGCGCGCAGCTGA
- a CDS encoding long-chain-fatty-acid--CoA ligase: MLGQMMTAPLTISSLVDHAARYHGDTEIVSVETAGGVETTSWREVGANARRLGDALTKLGLEPQARCGTIAWNNRRHLEIYFGVSGAGFVCHTINPRLFPEQLVYIINHADDQVLFIDKTFVPLVAAIRDKCPNLKHVVLMEGRDDEAAAAIEGLQFYDELVATGDAGFDWPDLDENTASSLCYTSGTTGNPKGVLYSHRSTVLHSLVAALPDSLDLSATKRVLPVVPMFHVNAWGTPYACAMTGASMVLPGPGLDGVSLVKLIDDYKVSVALGVPTIWLGLVNEALKSGSKLATLERTVIGGSACPPSMITAFRENFGVETIHAWGMTEMSPLGSVNQLLSKHDALSDEARHKLRENQGRPPFGVELKIVDEDGKELPNDGTAQGDLHVRGHWILDSYFRKSTEETLTNGWFDTGDVATIDPDGYLSIKDRSKDIIKSGGEWISSVDLENIAIAHPKLADAAVIGARHEKWDERPVLIAVKAEGQEPTEAEVLAIFDDKIAKWQIPDRVVFTDVLPRNATGKVLKRNLREEFGEILMK; encoded by the coding sequence ATGCTTGGCCAAATGATGACTGCCCCCTTGACGATTTCTTCGCTGGTGGACCACGCCGCACGCTACCATGGCGACACAGAGATTGTCTCGGTCGAGACTGCGGGCGGCGTCGAAACCACAAGCTGGCGCGAAGTTGGCGCCAACGCGCGCCGTCTGGGCGATGCGCTGACCAAACTGGGGCTTGAGCCGCAGGCGCGCTGCGGTACGATCGCATGGAACAACCGCCGTCACCTTGAGATCTACTTTGGTGTATCGGGGGCGGGTTTTGTCTGTCACACGATCAACCCGCGTCTGTTCCCCGAACAACTGGTGTATATCATCAACCACGCCGACGATCAGGTGCTGTTTATTGATAAGACATTCGTGCCGCTTGTTGCTGCAATCCGTGACAAATGCCCGAACCTGAAACATGTGGTGTTGATGGAAGGCCGCGACGACGAGGCCGCCGCCGCCATCGAAGGTTTGCAATTCTATGACGAGCTGGTTGCCACGGGGGATGCCGGTTTTGACTGGCCCGACCTGGATGAAAACACCGCTTCGTCGCTGTGCTACACCTCGGGCACCACCGGCAATCCCAAGGGCGTTTTGTATTCGCACCGCTCGACCGTGTTGCACAGCCTTGTGGCCGCACTTCCTGACAGTCTGGACCTGTCGGCCACCAAACGGGTGCTGCCCGTGGTGCCGATGTTCCACGTCAATGCATGGGGCACGCCCTATGCCTGTGCGATGACGGGGGCGTCGATGGTGTTGCCGGGGCCGGGGCTGGACGGGGTGTCGCTGGTCAAGCTGATTGACGACTACAAGGTTTCGGTCGCTTTGGGCGTGCCGACGATCTGGCTGGGACTGGTGAACGAGGCGCTGAAATCGGGCAGCAAGCTGGCGACGCTGGAACGCACCGTGATTGGCGGTTCGGCCTGTCCGCCGTCGATGATCACCGCCTTCCGCGAGAATTTTGGCGTCGAGACCATTCACGCCTGGGGCATGACGGAAATGTCGCCGTTGGGGTCGGTCAACCAGCTGCTGTCCAAACACGACGCGCTGAGCGATGAGGCCCGCCACAAGCTGCGCGAAAATCAGGGGCGTCCGCCGTTCGGGGTCGAGCTGAAGATCGTGGATGAAGATGGCAAGGAGCTGCCCAACGATGGCACCGCGCAGGGCGATCTGCATGTGCGCGGGCACTGGATTCTGGACAGCTATTTCCGCAAATCCACCGAGGAGACGCTGACAAACGGCTGGTTCGACACCGGCGATGTGGCCACGATTGATCCTGACGGCTATCTGAGCATCAAGGACCGTTCCAAGGATATCATCAAGTCGGGGGGCGAATGGATCAGCTCGGTTGATCTGGAAAACATCGCGATTGCGCACCCCAAGCTGGCCGATGCTGCGGTGATCGGTGCGCGTCACGAGAAATGGGATGAACGCCCCGTACTGATTGCGGTCAAGGCCGAAGGGCAGGAGCCGACCGAGGCGGAAGTGCTGGCGATCTTTGACGACAAAATCGCCAAATGGCAAATTCCCGACCGTGTGGTGTTTACCGATGTGCTGCCGCGCAATGCCACGGGCAAGGTGCTGAAACGCAACCTGCGCGAAGAGTTTGGCGAGATCTTGATGAAGTAA
- a CDS encoding thioesterase family protein: MDIPYHSQLDADQQTALGIIPAAPLAVADRVHHDDLDTLNHVNNTRYFVWFERLRIRHMRMYGIGNLNDPDSPRIVIRSGEVRFIEEIRADTDYVITTTCSALRTTSMTLEQAIWAEGRKRATFSCVMVLLTQDGSERMPIPQQIRQRLIADGARET; this comes from the coding sequence ATGGATATACCTTACCACAGTCAACTGGATGCAGACCAACAAACCGCGCTTGGCATCATCCCCGCCGCCCCTCTGGCCGTGGCCGACCGCGTGCACCACGACGATCTGGACACGCTGAACCACGTCAACAACACCCGCTATTTCGTCTGGTTCGAACGGCTGCGCATCCGGCACATGCGCATGTACGGCATCGGCAATCTGAACGACCCCGACAGCCCGCGCATCGTCATCCGCTCGGGCGAGGTGCGTTTTATCGAGGAAATCCGGGCCGATACCGATTATGTCATTACCACCACATGCAGTGCGCTGCGCACCACGTCGATGACATTGGAACAGGCAATCTGGGCCGAAGGGCGCAAGCGTGCGACGTTCAGCTGCGTGATGGTGCTGCTGACGCAGGACGGGTCTGAGCGGATGCCAATTCCGCAGCAAATCCGGCAGCGCCTGATCGCGGATGGCGCGCGGGAAACCTGA
- the pgi gene encoding glucose-6-phosphate isomerase, whose amino-acid sequence MWTDLKAKAAAVAGRHMLDLFETNPNRAEDFSVQTGDMRLDYSKTNLDDESRDALLALAEAAGWQAKRDAMFAGAAINETEGRAVLHTALRNLDGGAVMVDGADVMPGVLDTLARMRAYADAVRASGITDVVNIGIGGSDLGPAMAARALSPYYDGPQVHFVSNVDGAHIADTLGGLDAKTTLVIVASKTFTTIETMTNARTARAWMHDHGGDPKAQFAAVSTSLEKTAAFGIPAERVFGFEDWVGGRYSMWGPIGLSVMIAVGPKAFDAFLRGGQAMDRHFCAAEGVENMPLMHALVGMWHRQVLGYGTRAVLPYDQRLALLPAYFQQLEMESNGKSVTMDGRPAMVETGPVVWGAAGTNGQHAFYQLIHQGTDVIPCEFMVAAQGHEPDLRHHHDLLVANCLAQSEALMRGRSLDAARASVADRYEGAELERQAAHRVFAGNRPSVTLVYPLLDPETLGMIVALYEHRVFVEGVILGINSYDQWGVELGKELATALQPVVEGRESAEGKDGSTRGLVDFVHRYRS is encoded by the coding sequence ATGTGGACTGATTTGAAGGCCAAAGCCGCAGCCGTGGCCGGGCGGCATATGCTTGACCTGTTTGAAACCAACCCGAACCGCGCTGAGGATTTCAGCGTACAGACGGGTGACATGCGTCTGGACTACTCCAAGACCAATCTGGATGATGAAAGCCGTGATGCCCTGCTGGCGCTGGCCGAAGCCGCAGGCTGGCAGGCAAAACGCGACGCGATGTTTGCGGGGGCGGCGATCAACGAAACCGAGGGGCGGGCAGTGCTGCACACGGCGTTGCGCAATCTTGATGGCGGCGCTGTCATGGTGGATGGCGCTGATGTGATGCCCGGCGTTCTGGACACGCTGGCGCGGATGCGGGCCTATGCGGATGCTGTACGTGCCTCGGGTATCACGGATGTGGTGAATATCGGCATCGGCGGTTCGGACCTTGGGCCTGCCATGGCTGCACGGGCCTTGTCCCCCTATTATGACGGGCCGCAGGTTCATTTTGTGTCCAACGTGGATGGTGCGCATATTGCCGACACGCTGGGCGGTTTGGATGCAAAGACGACGCTGGTGATTGTCGCGTCAAAAACATTTACCACCATTGAAACCATGACCAACGCCCGCACCGCGCGCGCGTGGATGCATGACCACGGCGGCGATCCGAAAGCGCAGTTTGCGGCTGTGTCCACAAGTCTGGAAAAAACCGCCGCGTTCGGAATTCCGGCCGAACGCGTGTTCGGGTTCGAGGACTGGGTTGGCGGGCGCTATTCGATGTGGGGGCCGATTGGCCTAAGCGTGATGATCGCCGTGGGGCCGAAAGCCTTTGACGCCTTCCTGCGCGGCGGGCAGGCGATGGACCGGCATTTCTGTGCGGCAGAAGGCGTGGAAAACATGCCATTGATGCATGCGCTGGTGGGCATGTGGCACCGTCAGGTTCTGGGCTATGGCACCCGCGCGGTGCTGCCATATGACCAGCGGCTGGCGCTGTTGCCGGCCTATTTCCAGCAGCTGGAAATGGAAAGCAACGGCAAGTCGGTCACGATGGACGGCCGGCCGGCCATGGTTGAAACCGGCCCCGTTGTCTGGGGGGCCGCGGGCACCAACGGGCAACATGCGTTCTATCAGCTGATCCATCAGGGCACCGATGTGATCCCTTGCGAATTCATGGTTGCGGCCCAGGGGCACGAACCCGATCTGCGCCACCACCACGATCTGTTGGTGGCCAACTGTCTGGCGCAATCCGAGGCGCTGATGCGGGGCCGGTCGCTTGACGCGGCGCGGGCCAGTGTGGCGGACAGATACGAAGGGGCCGAGCTGGAACGTCAGGCTGCGCACCGTGTGTTTGCGGGCAACCGTCCCTCGGTGACACTGGTCTATCCGCTGCTGGACCCCGAAACATTGGGGATGATCGTGGCGCTCTATGAACACCGGGTGTTTGTCGAGGGGGTGATTTTGGGCATCAACTCTTATGACCAATGGGGGGTCGAGTTGGGCAAAGAGCTGGCAACAGCCTTGCAACCGGTGGTCGAGGGGCGCGAGAGTGCCGAGGGCAAGGATGGATCAACGCGCGGGTTGGTGGACTTTGTGCATCGGTATCGCAGTTAA
- the pgl gene encoding 6-phosphogluconolactonase: protein MILQEYLDRDLLAMEVARKMAGALENILLTHDRATLVVPGGTTPGPIFDVLSAARLDWDRVDVTLTDERWVDETSDRSNGALLRRRLLVDRAVAATFKPLYRDGLDVDAGAVLVSEDLDAHLPISVLLLGMGADMHTASLFPGAEGLEAALAADAPVALPIYAEGQEPRISLSAHVLDGAMSKHLVIFGAEKRAALERAADLTPRNAPIAAVLDELTVHWAE, encoded by the coding sequence ATGATCTTACAAGAGTATCTTGACCGTGATTTGCTGGCGATGGAAGTGGCCAGAAAGATGGCGGGCGCTTTGGAAAACATCTTGTTGACCCATGATCGCGCCACTTTGGTGGTGCCGGGGGGGACAACTCCGGGCCCGATTTTCGACGTGCTGTCGGCGGCGCGGCTGGATTGGGACCGGGTCGATGTCACCCTGACCGATGAACGCTGGGTTGACGAAACTTCGGACCGCTCGAACGGGGCGCTGTTGCGGCGTCGGCTGCTGGTCGACCGTGCGGTGGCCGCGACGTTCAAACCGCTGTATCGCGACGGTCTGGATGTCGACGCCGGCGCTGTGCTGGTCAGCGAGGATCTGGATGCACATTTGCCGATTTCGGTGTTGCTGTTGGGGATGGGTGCAGACATGCACACCGCATCGCTGTTTCCAGGGGCCGAGGGGCTTGAGGCTGCTTTGGCCGCAGATGCCCCTGTGGCGCTGCCGATCTACGCCGAGGGTCAGGAGCCGCGCATCAGCCTGTCGGCGCATGTGCTGGATGGGGCAATGTCCAAACATCTGGTGATTTTTGGTGCCGAAAAACGTGCCGCTCTTGAACGCGCAGCCGATCTCACCCCCCGGAACGCCCCGATTGCGGCTGTTCTGGATGAATTGACCGTACATTGGGCAGAATGA